The following coding sequences lie in one Kribbella sp. NBC_00709 genomic window:
- a CDS encoding endo alpha-1,4 polygalactosaminidase, producing MSRLSRRLLAGVAATALAVTATVLTRTSADAAVTLPPTHAKFDYQIGGAYTPPAGVQVVTRDRTAAPAAGLYNICYVNAFQVQPGEQGQWDSDLLLRDAKGKLVIDQDWGEPLLDFRTADKRNRIAAKVNGWIDGCAAKGYKAIEPDNYDSYTRSKKLLTAANAKAYLTLLATHAHSKNLAIAQKNTVELAGDRQAVGLDFAVAEECGQYDECGDYVDAFGNNVIVIEYTNSGRSTACSQYGGTLTIVQRDVDVSTPGDPGYVRKTC from the coding sequence GTGTCCAGACTCTCTCGCCGCCTCCTCGCCGGAGTCGCGGCCACCGCCCTGGCAGTCACCGCCACCGTGCTCACCCGAACGTCGGCCGACGCGGCCGTCACCCTGCCGCCGACGCACGCGAAGTTCGACTACCAGATCGGCGGGGCCTATACGCCGCCCGCCGGCGTCCAGGTGGTCACCCGCGACCGGACCGCCGCACCGGCGGCCGGCCTGTACAACATCTGCTACGTCAACGCATTCCAGGTCCAGCCCGGCGAACAAGGACAGTGGGACTCCGACCTGCTGCTCCGCGACGCCAAGGGCAAGCTCGTGATCGACCAGGACTGGGGCGAACCGCTGCTCGACTTCCGGACGGCGGACAAGCGGAACCGGATCGCCGCGAAGGTCAACGGCTGGATCGACGGCTGTGCCGCCAAGGGGTACAAGGCGATCGAGCCGGACAACTACGACAGCTACACCCGCTCGAAGAAACTCCTCACCGCTGCCAACGCGAAGGCGTACCTGACGCTGCTCGCCACGCACGCGCACTCGAAGAACCTCGCGATCGCCCAGAAGAACACCGTCGAACTGGCCGGTGACCGGCAGGCCGTCGGGCTGGACTTCGCGGTCGCCGAGGAGTGCGGCCAGTACGACGAGTGCGGCGACTACGTCGATGCCTTTGGCAACAACGTGATCGTGATCGAGTACACCAACAGCGGCCGCTCGACGGCCTGCTCGCAGTACGGCGGGACGTTGACGATCGTGCAGCGCGACGTGGACGTCTCGACTCCGGGTGACCCCGGATACGTCCGCAAAACCTGCTGA
- a CDS encoding MarR family winged helix-turn-helix transcriptional regulator codes for MSSASSAEPARPSRRFATEIKDSLRQLSNQLSLLNHQVSAHLELKDVDLDCLELIGRHGPISPSALARRAGLHPATMTGILDRLQKSGWIVRERDPDAADRRAVTVRALRDRNAEVYQLYSGMNGAMDELLADYSDAELKLLADFLQRTTSAGHTATAALGDA; via the coding sequence ATGAGTTCCGCATCTTCGGCTGAGCCGGCGCGACCCAGCCGCCGGTTCGCGACCGAGATCAAGGACTCGCTGCGCCAACTGAGCAACCAGCTGTCGCTGCTCAACCACCAGGTCAGCGCGCACCTCGAGCTGAAGGACGTCGACCTGGACTGCCTGGAGCTGATCGGCCGGCACGGCCCGATCAGCCCGAGCGCGTTGGCGCGGCGGGCCGGCCTGCACCCCGCGACCATGACGGGCATCCTCGACCGGCTGCAGAAGAGCGGCTGGATCGTCCGCGAGCGCGACCCGGACGCCGCCGACCGGCGCGCCGTGACGGTCCGCGCCCTCCGCGATCGCAACGCCGAGGTCTACCAGCTCTACTCGGGGATGAACGGCGCGATGGACGAGCTCCTCGCCGACTACTCGGACGCCGAGCTGAAGCTCCTGGCCGACTTTCTTCAACGCACCACCAGCGCCGGCCACACCGCCACCGCCGCGCTCGGGGACGCCTAA
- a CDS encoding LacI family DNA-binding transcriptional regulator, which translates to MSKRPTIADVALRAGVSKGSVSFALNGRPGLAQATVDKILAAADELGWRPSNRARSLSVSKAFALGLVITRDPAVLSSDPFFPAFIAGVESVLSTRGQALVLQVVTAGESEEDGYRRLARDGRVDGVFLSDLRHDDPRIELLVELGLPAVTLNRPDGTSPFPAVILDDRPGTSAVVEHLLELGHSRIAQVAGPPAFVHATARTTAFVETLAAAGLEPLTETGDFTAAGGIEATRRLLALPEPPTAIFYANDRMAIAGLGAAQAAGLTVPDDLSIAGFDDSELAEYVHPGLTTVRADPFRFGEAAALTLNQLVDGATDVPDTELPPAQLVVRGSTASPA; encoded by the coding sequence GTGAGCAAGCGGCCGACGATCGCGGATGTGGCCCTGCGAGCTGGGGTGTCCAAGGGATCGGTGTCGTTCGCGCTCAACGGGCGGCCCGGGCTGGCGCAGGCGACGGTCGACAAGATCCTCGCCGCCGCCGACGAGCTGGGCTGGCGGCCGAGCAACCGGGCTCGTTCGCTGTCGGTCTCGAAGGCGTTCGCGCTCGGCCTGGTGATCACCCGGGATCCGGCCGTGCTGTCGTCGGATCCGTTCTTCCCGGCGTTCATCGCCGGGGTCGAGAGCGTCCTGTCCACGCGAGGCCAAGCGCTGGTCCTGCAGGTCGTCACGGCCGGTGAGTCCGAGGAGGACGGGTACCGGCGGCTCGCGCGGGACGGACGCGTCGACGGGGTGTTCCTCTCCGACCTCCGGCACGACGACCCCCGGATCGAGCTGCTCGTCGAGCTCGGCCTGCCCGCGGTCACCCTGAACCGGCCGGACGGTACGTCGCCGTTCCCGGCTGTCATCCTCGACGACCGGCCGGGCACGAGCGCAGTCGTCGAGCACCTGCTCGAGCTCGGTCATTCCCGGATCGCCCAGGTCGCCGGGCCGCCCGCCTTCGTGCACGCGACCGCCCGGACCACTGCCTTCGTCGAGACCCTGGCCGCGGCCGGCCTCGAGCCGTTGACCGAGACCGGCGACTTCACCGCAGCCGGCGGGATCGAGGCCACCCGTCGGCTGCTCGCGCTCCCGGAGCCGCCGACCGCGATCTTCTACGCCAACGACCGGATGGCGATCGCCGGTCTCGGCGCAGCCCAGGCCGCCGGACTCACCGTGCCGGACGACCTGAGCATCGCCGGCTTCGACGACAGCGAGCTCGCCGAGTACGTCCATCCCGGCCTGACCACTGTCCGCGCCGACCCGTTCCGCTTCGGCGAGGCGGCGGCCCTGACCCTCAACCAGCTCGTCGACGGCGCGACCGACGTACCCGACACCGAGCTCCCGCCCGCGCAGCTCGTCGTCCGCGGCTCGACCGCGTCCCCTGCGTAG
- a CDS encoding extracellular solute-binding protein: MKLQAGLLAVVLAGSLVACGDSGGGAGDADAAAKARGPISIWYSNNAEEVAWGKQMVTAWNAGHADQKITAQEIPTGKSSEEVIGAAITAGNAPCLIFNTSPASVSQFQKQGGLVPLDSFSDGKSYIEDRSGDVAQQYKSADGKYYQLPWKSNPVMIFYNKKAFAKAGIDTTNPPLKTYDEFLATSRKVVASKAAKFAIYPAPSNEFFQSWFDFYPLYAAETGGKQLVADGKSTFASDEGKKVAGFWRTMYADKLASQEKYTGDAFVDGTAAMAVVGPWAIATYKGKVDWGVVPVPTSSGKPANEIHTFSDAKNVAMYSACKNRGTAWDVLKFATSQDQDGKFLAATGQMPLRKDVATTYADYFAKNPDYKVFADQASRTVEVPNVPNSITIWQTFRDAYSKSVIFGQQDPGEALDGAAQKVDQLVKQS; this comes from the coding sequence ATGAAGTTGCAAGCTGGACTGCTGGCCGTTGTCCTGGCCGGCTCGCTCGTCGCGTGCGGCGACAGCGGCGGTGGCGCTGGTGACGCCGACGCCGCGGCCAAGGCCCGCGGACCGATCTCGATCTGGTACTCGAACAACGCCGAGGAAGTGGCCTGGGGCAAGCAGATGGTCACGGCCTGGAACGCCGGGCACGCGGATCAGAAGATCACCGCCCAGGAGATCCCGACCGGGAAGAGCTCCGAGGAGGTCATCGGCGCCGCGATCACGGCCGGCAACGCTCCCTGCCTGATCTTCAACACCTCGCCGGCCTCGGTCTCGCAGTTCCAGAAGCAGGGCGGGCTGGTGCCGCTCGACAGCTTCAGCGACGGCAAGTCCTACATCGAGGACCGGTCCGGGGACGTCGCGCAGCAGTACAAGTCGGCCGACGGCAAGTACTACCAGCTGCCCTGGAAGTCGAACCCGGTGATGATCTTCTACAACAAGAAGGCGTTCGCGAAGGCGGGTATCGACACCACCAACCCGCCGCTGAAGACGTACGACGAGTTCCTCGCGACCTCGCGCAAGGTGGTGGCCTCGAAGGCCGCGAAGTTCGCGATCTACCCGGCGCCGAGCAACGAGTTCTTCCAGTCCTGGTTCGACTTCTACCCGCTCTACGCGGCCGAGACCGGCGGCAAGCAGCTGGTCGCCGACGGCAAGTCGACGTTCGCCTCCGACGAGGGCAAGAAGGTCGCCGGGTTCTGGCGGACGATGTACGCCGACAAGCTCGCCTCGCAGGAGAAGTACACCGGTGACGCGTTCGTCGACGGGACGGCCGCGATGGCGGTCGTGGGTCCGTGGGCGATCGCGACGTACAAGGGCAAGGTCGACTGGGGCGTCGTACCGGTGCCGACGTCGTCGGGCAAGCCGGCGAACGAGATCCACACCTTCAGCGATGCGAAGAACGTCGCGATGTACTCCGCGTGCAAGAACCGCGGCACGGCCTGGGACGTGCTGAAGTTCGCGACCAGCCAGGACCAGGACGGCAAGTTCCTGGCCGCGACCGGTCAGATGCCGCTGCGCAAGGACGTCGCCACGACGTACGCCGACTACTTCGCGAAGAACCCGGACTACAAGGTGTTCGCGGACCAGGCGTCGCGCACGGTCGAGGTGCCGAACGTGCCGAACTCGATCACGATCTGGCAGACCTTCCGCGACGCGTACTCCAAGTCGGTGATCTTCGGCCAGCAGGACCCGGGTGAGGCCCTGGACGGCGCCGCGCAGAAGGTCGATCAGCTCGTCAAACAATCATGA
- a CDS encoding carbohydrate ABC transporter permease: protein MRRGPLTRVLGEHPVGTAFVTPYVVFLAAVFAYPLGFAVYMSFHDYFFAAPGAIVDRPFVGFDNYVTVLTDPAIRRAFGNVLIFLVINVPLTVVLSLGLANALNAAIRWRTFFRVSYYVPYVTASVAVVGVWLFLFNSNGLVNSVLGPLAPDPSWLVNSRLAMPTVAIYVTWKQLGFFILLYLAALQNVSKDLYEAASMDGAGRWKSFLNVTVPGVRPATTLVVLVATVTGANLFTEPYLLTGGGGPDGASASPVLIMYQRGIEQGHPDVGSAIGVLLVIGVLLLALIERKFVGREED from the coding sequence ATGAGGCGCGGACCGCTCACCCGGGTCCTGGGTGAGCATCCGGTCGGCACCGCGTTCGTCACGCCGTACGTCGTGTTCCTCGCGGCAGTGTTCGCGTACCCGCTCGGGTTCGCCGTGTACATGTCGTTCCACGACTACTTCTTCGCGGCGCCGGGCGCGATCGTGGACCGGCCGTTCGTGGGATTCGACAACTACGTGACGGTGCTGACGGACCCGGCGATCCGGCGGGCGTTCGGCAACGTGCTGATCTTCCTGGTGATCAACGTCCCGCTCACCGTCGTCCTGTCCCTCGGCCTCGCGAATGCACTGAACGCCGCGATCCGCTGGCGTACGTTCTTCCGGGTCTCGTACTACGTCCCGTACGTCACGGCCAGCGTCGCGGTCGTCGGAGTCTGGCTGTTCCTGTTCAACTCCAACGGTCTGGTCAACTCGGTCCTCGGACCGCTCGCCCCGGATCCGTCCTGGTTGGTGAACTCCAGGCTCGCGATGCCGACGGTCGCGATCTACGTGACCTGGAAACAGCTCGGCTTCTTCATCCTGCTCTACCTGGCCGCGCTCCAGAACGTGTCCAAGGATCTGTACGAAGCGGCCTCGATGGACGGTGCCGGGCGCTGGAAGTCGTTCCTCAACGTCACAGTGCCGGGCGTCCGGCCCGCGACCACGCTGGTCGTGCTGGTCGCCACGGTGACCGGCGCGAACCTGTTCACCGAGCCGTACCTGTTGACCGGCGGCGGCGGACCGGACGGGGCCTCCGCGTCCCCGGTCCTGATCATGTACCAGCGCGGAATCGAGCAGGGGCACCCGGACGTGGGGTCGGCGATCGGGGTGCTGCTGGTGATCGGCGTACTGCTGCTCGCTCTCATCGAACGAAAGTTCGTCGGGAGGGAGGAGGACTGA
- a CDS encoding carbohydrate ABC transporter permease, whose protein sequence is MKLKFAGLLVGAFVFLFPFYYMLIGSLQAEPDPSVGGAFPAPGNLTLHNYGEINKAIHLGRSLINSGIFTGGVILGTLVFGVLAGYALARLQFRGRGLVFNLMLLIQVVPFQLLTIPLYVLIVRSYGLADSYLGMILPFMINSTAVFVFRQYFLQLPAELFDAARIDGASELSILWRVAVPLVRPALLTGVLLTFIGPWNEFLWPFLITKQQDLQPLAVSLSNYLTTVSARAANPFGAVLAGACVLAAPAVTLFIIFQRRFISTNISSGVKG, encoded by the coding sequence ATGAAGCTCAAGTTCGCCGGGCTGCTGGTCGGCGCCTTCGTGTTCCTCTTTCCCTTCTACTACATGCTGATCGGCTCGTTGCAGGCCGAGCCGGACCCGTCCGTCGGCGGGGCGTTCCCGGCACCGGGCAACCTCACGCTGCACAACTACGGCGAGATCAACAAGGCGATCCACCTCGGCCGTTCGCTGATCAACTCCGGCATCTTCACCGGTGGCGTGATCCTCGGGACACTCGTCTTCGGCGTACTCGCGGGCTACGCGTTGGCGCGGTTGCAGTTCCGTGGCCGCGGGCTGGTGTTCAACCTGATGCTGCTGATCCAGGTCGTGCCGTTCCAGTTGCTGACGATCCCGCTGTACGTGCTGATCGTGCGCAGCTACGGGCTCGCCGACTCGTACCTCGGGATGATCCTGCCGTTCATGATCAACTCGACCGCGGTGTTCGTGTTCCGGCAGTACTTCTTGCAGTTGCCGGCCGAACTGTTCGACGCGGCCCGGATCGACGGGGCATCGGAGTTGAGCATCCTGTGGCGCGTCGCTGTACCGCTGGTGCGGCCGGCGCTGCTGACCGGCGTACTGCTGACGTTCATCGGGCCGTGGAACGAGTTCCTGTGGCCGTTCCTGATCACCAAGCAGCAGGACCTGCAGCCGTTGGCGGTCTCGCTGTCGAACTACCTGACCACGGTGTCGGCGCGGGCGGCGAACCCGTTCGGCGCGGTGCTGGCCGGAGCGTGCGTGCTCGCGGCGCCGGCGGTCACCTTGTTCATCATCTTCCAGCGCCGGTTCATCTCGACGAACATCTCGTCCGGCGTCAAAGGCTAA
- a CDS encoding glycoside hydrolase family 130 protein: protein MTVPYTLTRVGVLMTADPGNELESEGVLNPATGHTPDGTLYLLPRLVASGNISRVGLARVELEDGVPVGVEREGVVLAPDEGWERGKNNAGVEDPRVTFVPSLGLHVMTYVAYGPLGPKPALAVSSDLREWRRLGPLHFEYQPDLDTDLNLFPNKDTVFFPEPVPGPDGEPSYAMLHRPMWDLGWFREGEGVHLPAGVTDDRPGIWISFVPVAAVEEDVRNLVHLRNHRLVAMSEYPFEELKIGAGPAPLRIPEGWLVIHHGVTGEQPEGFDPTTQKVCYAAGALILDAEDVTRVIARTTEPLMVPETDEEKIGTVGNVVFPTAIEQVNGTQYVFYGMADAAIGVARLDRLP, encoded by the coding sequence GTGACTGTTCCTTACACCCTTACTCGCGTCGGCGTCCTGATGACAGCCGACCCGGGCAACGAGCTCGAGTCCGAGGGGGTGCTGAACCCGGCGACCGGGCACACCCCGGACGGCACGCTCTACCTGCTCCCGCGGTTGGTTGCTTCGGGCAATATCTCGCGCGTCGGCCTGGCCCGGGTCGAGCTCGAGGACGGTGTGCCGGTAGGCGTCGAGCGTGAGGGCGTCGTCCTCGCACCGGACGAGGGCTGGGAGCGCGGCAAGAACAACGCCGGCGTCGAGGACCCGCGGGTCACCTTCGTCCCGTCGCTCGGCCTGCACGTGATGACGTACGTCGCCTATGGACCGCTCGGCCCGAAGCCCGCGCTGGCCGTCTCCTCGGACCTGCGGGAGTGGCGGCGGCTCGGTCCGCTGCACTTCGAGTACCAGCCGGACCTCGACACCGACCTGAACCTGTTCCCCAACAAGGACACGGTCTTCTTCCCCGAGCCCGTGCCCGGGCCGGACGGCGAACCGTCGTACGCGATGCTCCACCGGCCGATGTGGGACCTCGGCTGGTTCCGTGAGGGTGAAGGCGTGCACCTGCCGGCGGGCGTGACCGACGACCGGCCGGGGATCTGGATCTCGTTCGTCCCCGTGGCGGCGGTCGAGGAAGACGTGCGGAACCTGGTCCACCTGCGCAATCACCGGCTGGTCGCGATGTCGGAGTACCCCTTCGAGGAGCTGAAGATCGGCGCCGGACCGGCGCCGCTGCGGATCCCCGAGGGCTGGCTCGTCATCCACCACGGCGTCACCGGCGAGCAGCCGGAAGGGTTCGACCCCACCACGCAGAAGGTCTGCTACGCCGCCGGCGCGCTGATCCTCGACGCCGAGGACGTCACCCGCGTCATCGCGCGGACCACCGAACCTCTGATGGTCCCCGAGACCGACGAGGAGAAGATCGGCACGGTCGGCAACGTCGTCTTCCCGACTGCGATCGAGCAGGTCAACGGCACCCAGTACGTCTTCTACGGCATGGCCGACGCCGCCATCGGCGTGGCCAGATTGGACCGCCTGCCATGA
- a CDS encoding aminoglycoside phosphotransferase: MSALLFMTGHPEVGTATLRHNPLNAVTATVERITYADSRTAVRKQLQSPVDSTGPWAASTDPRHWNYWRRELEVYQDDELRGRLADAGIVLPEAQVEEWPDGAVLLMEDIGGTSGTQFSLAEHAALTRALGRWQAQPTSERPWTSTDFLRDYSTTREVPWQLLTDDAAWQQPLIRETWPGQLREAWTRLMVHRDALLDLVASLPRATCHLDFWVSNVIQRPTGELALFDWAFTGDGALGEDIGNYIPDAVFDLFWPAERLPELAETCIANYLDGLREAGWHGDPDEVRLAVMASGVKYAWLLPGLLGRATDPAHNAYHRQVDSRHLFHQRGQALAFVADWCAEALSRARR, from the coding sequence ATGTCAGCATTGCTCTTCATGACCGGTCACCCGGAAGTCGGTACGGCGACGCTGCGGCACAACCCGCTCAACGCCGTGACGGCGACCGTCGAGCGCATCACGTACGCCGACAGCCGCACCGCCGTGCGTAAGCAACTGCAGAGCCCGGTCGACTCGACCGGACCGTGGGCCGCGTCCACCGACCCGCGGCACTGGAACTACTGGCGCCGCGAGCTCGAGGTGTACCAGGACGACGAGCTCCGCGGCCGGCTCGCGGACGCCGGGATCGTCCTGCCCGAAGCGCAGGTCGAGGAGTGGCCGGACGGCGCCGTCCTCCTGATGGAAGACATCGGCGGGACTTCGGGCACCCAGTTCAGCCTCGCCGAGCATGCGGCACTCACGCGAGCCCTCGGTCGCTGGCAGGCCCAACCGACTTCCGAACGGCCGTGGACCTCGACGGACTTCCTGCGCGACTACTCGACGACCCGCGAGGTCCCTTGGCAGTTGCTGACCGACGACGCGGCCTGGCAGCAGCCGCTCATCCGCGAGACCTGGCCCGGTCAACTGCGAGAGGCCTGGACCCGGCTGATGGTGCACCGCGACGCGCTGCTCGATCTCGTCGCGAGTCTCCCTCGCGCCACCTGCCACCTGGACTTCTGGGTCTCCAATGTCATCCAGCGACCGACCGGCGAGCTCGCGCTGTTCGACTGGGCCTTCACCGGTGACGGCGCGCTCGGCGAGGACATCGGCAACTACATCCCGGACGCGGTCTTCGACCTGTTCTGGCCGGCCGAACGCCTCCCCGAGCTCGCCGAGACCTGCATCGCCAACTACCTCGACGGCCTGCGCGAAGCGGGCTGGCACGGCGACCCGGACGAGGTGCGGCTGGCGGTGATGGCGTCCGGGGTGAAGTACGCCTGGCTGCTGCCGGGTCTGCTCGGCCGCGCCACCGATCCCGCCCACAACGCCTATCACCGCCAGGTCGACAGCCGGCACCTGTTCCACCAGCGCGGCCAGGCGCTCGCGTTCGTCGCCGACTGGTGCGCGGAGGCGCTCAGCCGAGCACGACGGTAA
- a CDS encoding helix-turn-helix domain-containing protein, whose amino-acid sequence MTVTVEPYRERPARVAGADLWTRTAEGGEYRILPDGCMDLLLIDGQLVVAGPDSRAWTGSAPRGTQYAGVRFAPGAAPGFLGVPARELLNERVPLADLWSPSRSRQLLDRIRSSPDPAEALDVEVASLVDEPADRLISYVLRNVRDGLLRGTAGVSRLAGTIGLSERQLHRRCLDAFGYGPKMLDRVLWMNVALDHARTGLALADVATLTGYADQAHLTRDVKALTGLPPKILLG is encoded by the coding sequence ATGACTGTGACGGTCGAGCCGTACCGGGAGCGCCCCGCGCGCGTCGCCGGCGCCGACCTGTGGACGCGGACGGCTGAAGGTGGGGAGTATCGGATCCTGCCCGACGGCTGCATGGATCTGCTGCTGATCGACGGCCAGCTCGTGGTCGCCGGGCCGGACAGTCGCGCCTGGACGGGCAGCGCGCCACGTGGGACGCAGTACGCCGGGGTTCGGTTCGCGCCCGGTGCCGCGCCCGGCTTCCTCGGCGTACCGGCCCGCGAATTGCTGAACGAGCGGGTCCCGCTGGCCGACCTGTGGTCACCGTCCAGGAGCAGGCAGCTACTGGACCGGATCAGATCCTCACCCGACCCGGCGGAGGCGCTGGACGTCGAGGTCGCCAGCCTGGTCGACGAGCCGGCGGACCGTCTGATCAGCTACGTACTGCGCAACGTCCGCGACGGACTGCTCCGCGGCACGGCCGGCGTCTCCCGGCTGGCGGGCACGATCGGGCTGAGCGAGCGCCAGCTGCACCGCCGCTGCCTGGACGCGTTCGGGTATGGGCCGAAGATGCTCGACCGCGTGCTCTGGATGAACGTCGCCCTCGACCACGCCCGCACCGGCCTGGCCCTCGCCGACGTCGCCACCCTCACCGGGTACGCCGACCAGGCCCACCTCACCCGGGACGTCAAAGCACTGACTGGTCTGCCACCTAAGATCCTGCTGGGCTGA
- a CDS encoding VanW family protein has translation MSETTIATPVHEPASAGVTPGAPWRVEVQELSDAERARVLPAVHRRRWTERMPLLYPLAVRYHRVLKRLEWIRSSTPYAGVRQAGDLPVRIKRHKSLLLRQLGETEMWMQHNKVTNLKLACAQVDGLLIRPGETFSFNKLVGNATRRKGYVQGMRLSNGQARPGIGGGICQLANLLHWMVLHSPLTVTQRSTHSFDPFPDNGRVLPWGVGCSIVYNYVDLQFRNDTDQTFQLHVGVGDRYLEGEILADVPAESSYRVFAKEERFLRVGADYFRRNEIWRTVIDRRTGAALRDELVRENVALVKYLPVDVPVLDVVLPH, from the coding sequence ATGTCTGAGACCACAATCGCCACACCAGTACACGAACCGGCGTCGGCTGGGGTGACGCCGGGTGCGCCGTGGCGGGTCGAGGTGCAGGAGCTGAGTGACGCGGAGCGGGCCAGGGTGCTGCCCGCGGTTCACCGTCGCCGGTGGACCGAGCGGATGCCGCTGCTCTACCCACTGGCCGTGCGGTACCACCGGGTTCTCAAGCGGCTCGAGTGGATCAGGTCCAGCACGCCGTACGCCGGGGTCCGGCAGGCCGGCGATCTTCCGGTGCGGATCAAGCGGCACAAGTCGCTGCTGCTGCGCCAGCTCGGTGAGACCGAGATGTGGATGCAGCACAACAAGGTGACCAACCTGAAGCTTGCCTGCGCACAGGTCGACGGGCTGCTGATCCGCCCGGGTGAGACGTTCTCCTTCAACAAGCTGGTCGGCAACGCGACCCGGCGCAAGGGTTACGTGCAGGGCATGCGGCTGTCGAACGGGCAGGCAAGGCCGGGGATCGGCGGTGGCATCTGCCAGCTCGCCAACCTGCTGCACTGGATGGTGCTGCATTCGCCGTTGACCGTGACGCAGCGGTCCACGCACAGCTTCGACCCGTTCCCGGACAACGGGCGGGTGCTGCCGTGGGGCGTGGGCTGCAGCATCGTCTACAACTACGTGGACCTGCAGTTCCGCAACGACACCGACCAGACCTTCCAGCTGCACGTCGGCGTCGGCGACCGGTACCTCGAGGGCGAGATCCTCGCCGACGTTCCGGCCGAGTCGTCGTACCGGGTGTTCGCCAAGGAGGAGCGCTTCCTCCGGGTCGGCGCGGACTACTTCCGGCGGAACGAGATCTGGCGGACAGTGATCGACCGCCGCACCGGTGCGGCGCTGCGCGACGAGCTCGTCCGCGAAAACGTTGCCCTGGTCAAATACCTCCCGGTCGACGTCCCGGTGCTCGACGTCGTACTCCCGCACTGA
- a CDS encoding Rv3235 family protein: MSQPQNLRADDLPHAPLTSRTTDIPVVTNPTTAPEPTEALMAVTKLSPAAAPVGSATKPALTAVPDAVPADAVQAGAEQASGQPDGAQPPQDRHAGRAIGRAEGPQVPEARAWGGRLAQAVSEVLAGDRPISQLVRFTDDTVFTELNRKVRLLGLNTTAVTRGAKEKSAVQSVRVFMPEPFIAEVAAHVRRGGRSRAIALRMEIRRNRWVCTALEIG, encoded by the coding sequence ATGAGCCAGCCACAGAACCTCCGCGCGGACGATCTCCCGCACGCTCCTCTGACCTCGCGTACGACGGACATCCCCGTCGTGACGAACCCGACCACGGCACCGGAACCAACGGAGGCTCTCATGGCCGTCACCAAGCTCTCCCCGGCGGCTGCACCCGTCGGATCAGCCACCAAGCCCGCACTCACCGCAGTCCCCGACGCGGTGCCGGCCGACGCGGTGCAGGCCGGTGCAGAGCAGGCGTCTGGGCAGCCTGACGGGGCTCAGCCGCCGCAGGACAGGCACGCCGGGCGGGCGATCGGGCGGGCTGAGGGGCCCCAGGTGCCGGAGGCCAGGGCGTGGGGTGGGCGGTTGGCTCAGGCGGTTTCGGAGGTGCTGGCCGGCGACCGGCCGATCTCGCAGCTGGTGCGGTTCACCGACGACACGGTGTTCACAGAGCTGAACCGGAAGGTCCGGCTGCTCGGGCTGAACACGACCGCGGTGACTCGCGGGGCGAAGGAGAAGAGTGCCGTGCAGTCGGTGCGGGTGTTCATGCCGGAGCCGTTCATCGCCGAGGTCGCCGCGCATGTACGCCGCGGCGGCCGGTCGCGAGCGATCGCGCTGCGGATGGAGATCCGCCGCAACCGCTGGGTCTGCACCGCCCTCGAGATCGGCTGA